The region CATTTAGGCCAAAAGGTTTAATGTTGGTCTCATTTGATCAGAGTACTTTTTTCCaagtgtttgctgtgtcccctaaatGGCTCATAGGTAACTTCAAACAGGACCTCTTCTAAGTTTTTTTcaacaatgcatttttttcttgccactcttccataaaacccagatttgtagagtgcaggACTAAAAATTTTCTGGtcagcagattctcccacctgaactgtgggtttatgcagctcctccaaagttgtCTCCTTCTCTTATTAGTGCTATCCTTGTCCAGACAGTCAGTTCAGGTGGACACTGCCATATGTTGATAAATTTGCATTTGTGCCATGCTGTTTCCAACTTCAGATTAATTATTGACCAATCCTCCATGAGACATTCAAAGTTtgagatgttgttttataacctaaaacGTCTGTAATATCTCCCTGAGAAATTTGTGATGTgtaatgttttctaaaaatgtcTGAGGCCTTGGCAGAACAGTCGGATTTAAAATtaggttaaattacacacagatggactgaaggccatgtttcattttccttccacttaataaTTCTGTGCTTTTCATATTGGTTTATttcatgaaatcccaataaaataccacGAAGTCTTAGAAAAGAAGAGTATGAATGCTTTGGCAAGGCACAATATGTCACTATAGCATTGAAGGTTTACATtaacaatgtgacaaaataagacaaaaaaaatagataTTGGTACTAATGATTTACATAGATGTTATACACTCATACAGATATGAATAATATGCCATTAAGTATTGTTTATATAGccgatgtttttttgttgttgcaagatcgtgtttaaaaatgtcttctctGTCTTTGTTTCAGAACCATAAGATCTCATAGTTACATAGAACAATGATTGTAGAGGCTAAGATGAATCCCAATGTATCAGAGATGGTGAGATGTCTGGAATGAAAATCTATTCAGTTGAAACTAATTAGTATTTAACATCCATCTCATCCCATATTTCTACtcaaaatcagaatcatctttcttttaaactttgGTCGCATCCTTAAACATACTTTAACACAATTCCCTTGTTAGGTTACAATTACGTTTTATCATAAGCAatcattgtaaaaataaaaacgttcATCCCCTTTCAGTGACAGGGTTTTACATACCAGGAAGAAATAAGACAATGTGGTTTTTAATAGatcctaaaattatttaaatctatcCTCAAGAGCTCAAAAGCTTCTGtaaatttaacaaatttaaattgTTCATTGTTATTTAGAAGTGTCTTGGTCTTAATttgatatttagattttttcctcAATCTCAGTAATTGTATActaagctaaaataaaaatcttagcTTAGCACCAACACCTAGCTAACTAGCTGCTAGGTGTTCCAGAAGGAAATGTGTTTGTACCAATAAGcatgttttctaaaaacattgtgaACTTTTCTCTCATCTTTTGAATGAGCATCTTCACTGATTTCCTGTCAACATGAATGCTGTATGCCTAAAATTAAATCCAATAATTTTCCAGGACATCCTTCCAGAGATGGACCCTACATGGACCACCACTATCCTTGTGGTTCCCTGTGTGGTGGTGCTAACAGCTGGATTTTTTTACCTCTATGGTGCAATTATCGGTCTGCTGTCTAAAACATCAGTACGCAATAAGGTGGTGGTTATAACTGATGCTTTATCAGGGCTTGGAAAAGgtaacacaaacataaaaacattagtGTCTTTGAACGCTAGTTAAATTtccttgttttgtgtgtttttcttgtggGAAGAGTGTGCAGGTGTTTTTCACAATGGAGGAGCCAGGCTGATCCTCTGTGGGAAAAGCTGGGAGAAGCTTGAAGAACTTGAAGACGAACTGGCGAATGCTTCTGATCCTACACTTGTAAGTATAATCAGCCTAAAGTAAGAAAAGggacaatataaataaatggtgTGGTGCAGGCGAAAGCCACAGATTAGATCTTTCTTTGCTGTTCTCCATGTCCAGGAGtgtacattcaattcaattcaaaaatactttattaatcccaaaggaaaattaaatattgttatagctcatattatgaaggtttcctcaaagagccgttgtagatgctaatggctgtgggcaggaagaatctcctgtagcgctccgtcttacagcagatctgaagaagcctctgactgaagacactgttgttgtaggacagtctcatgaagaggatgctcagggttctccataatgttcttcattttatgaagaatccttctttgcacaatgatctccagaggagtccccagaacagagccagccttttttatcggCTTGTTGAGcgtttttaagtccctggctctgatgctgcttccccagcagatgatggtagaagagatcagactctccacaacagacttatagaagatatgcagcatcttgctgcaaacaccaaaggacctaagcttcctcaagaagtacagtctgctctgtcccttcttgtagatggcttcacagttgcatctccactctagtctgttgtccaggtgaacaccgatgtatttatactcctccaccacctccacttcttctcccatgatagaaatagtttttgacttattcctgtttctcttaaaatctacaatcatctcctttgttttagtcaacgttcaagatgagatcattgtttccacaccatgccacaaagcggtccaccaccttcctgtactcagcttcttgtccatctctgatccaacccacaactgcagaatcatctgagtatttctgcagatgacaggagtctgtcttgtcctggaagtctgaggtgtacagagtgaaaaggaatggtgagagtacagtcccctgtggtgctcctgtgctgctgactacctggttagactcataacccttcagtctcacaaactgtggtctgtttgtcaggtagtctttgatccaggagattgttgaggcctccacctgagtcttctggagtttctgacaaagcaaatcaggttggattgtattaaatgttctggagaaatcaaagaacatgatcctcacagtgctactggctttgtccagatgacagtgggtttgttgaagcaggtgtatgatggcatcttcaactccaactccacagcgataagcaaactgaagggggtcctgatggtccattgtttgcttactcaggtgggccaactatagacctgttgtcctgacatcccatatcatgaaggtcctagagagacctaggaccttcatgatatgggatgtcaggacaacaggtctatagtcattgaggactgatgggtgagttttctttggtaaaaGAAAATGACATGACATAATTGCAGATTTTTTGATCATCTCCATTCATTTTTATCATTCAGTGGCAGGGCTGAAGAAGCTTCCAGtcattgtctatgtgtgtgtctgtgaacACAGATCTTGTTATTTTTCTGATGAAGAAACCTAGACAGATGAGTCACTTAATGATTATTTTGTAGCTTTAATAAATGATTCTGACTCAAATTTGAATGAATGTCATGTTTTCTGCAATGATGAGAAACTGCTCCCATAGTGATTTTGAAATCTTCATGATTATTAGTATCATTACTGTGATAGTTTTCATCTTTAGGGTCATTTAAAGTGCCATTTTGATTTCTGGGGGGTTTTCTGGTACGTATCATTGGTACTCAAGGTTACCGAGGCCGGCCACCTAAGGGTTTATCTAAATTCTGCCAAGATGTCATCCTCATACTACTGGCCTGCAACTTGTTTGTCTCGCCTCCTGAGAGATTTAAAAACTCTctataaatgtttgattttaatcaGTTTAGATAACAATTCTTTGAATGTTCATGAAATCATCCTGAAATGTTCTCTTTTAACAGCATTGttggatgtttgtgtgtttctacTGCTTAATTGATCATTGATCATTGGTCGTTGGAAATTAGTTATAAATCTGATTTAAGATGGAATCAAGGATTCATTCTTATCAATTCTTCCATTTTAATTGAAGTGTTAATTATCTAATTATCTAAACCCTAGAAATATACAAAAACtttcttgtgtttgtttttatctgacAAACCTCACACCCTGAGAAGGTCAAGAATGTATCCTTCTGGCTGATTTAGAGATGAAGAGACAGACTGTGAGACTGACTGGTGTATGAACCTTATCCACTTGATGTAGTCTGATCATGCTGCAGTGGAGTGAAAGCACTCAGTGACACGTCAGATTTCATACGATAAACTGCAAGATTTTACTTTTAACAAATGCAACTAGAGTAAAATGTATGTAAAGATAGTTTTTCAACCCAAACATTTGGGAAAGGGCTAAACTGAAACACAACATCAAGTTGTGTCCTCATCCTTACTGCCTTTCCTCAGACATTCCCTCCGAAGATTGTGCTGCTGGACTTCGGAGACATGAACAGCATGACAGAAGCCATCGCGGAGATCCTGGATTGTTATGGTTGCTTGGACTATCTCATCTTCAACAGTAGCATGAAGGTCAAAGCTCCTGCACAGAGTCTGTCTCTGGAGATGGACAAGCTTCTGATGGACAACAACTACTTTGGGCCCATCACTTTGGCCAAAGGTAGCTGATTGGAACATGTTAAACTTGAGCtttttgatgatgatgatgttacAGCACCGATGGTGACACCTCTGTTTCAGGTGTGATCCCCTCCATGATCTCTAGGAGAAGTGGTCATCTGCTCCTGGTTAACAGCATTCAAGGGAAAATCGCTGTGCCTTTCCGCACTGCATGTGAGTTTGGAGgcaaaaaggttaaataaattgtttactCAGAGGCCAGATTCAGAAATCATTATAAAGCCGGGATCATGGTGagtttttcttcagctggtGTGTATTATTTATGGATATATGGCAGTCAAAAAGCCAGATTAGCCATTGGGTGTGAGGTGGAGACATCAGCCGATTAAAAACTTTCTCACTGGTTCCAAGATGATATCTGCAGTTATGTAAGAACACATAATTGGCAACTCTTCATAAAGGTGTGTAATCTTTTGAGAGAAGCTGTACCTGTTGCAGACCTGGGTGTGAATCACACCATGTCCAAACTGGACCACTGCTTCTGGGGACTTAACTGTTTTTGTCAGTGATCGTGTTTCACAAGGAGGTTGAAATGTTGTTTCCCAGACGCAGCTTCCAAACATGCCATTCAGGCTTTCTTTGACTGCCTGAGAGCAGAGGTGGAAGAGTTCGGCATCTCTGTCAGCACCATCAACCACACCTTCATCAGCTGCTCTGCGTCCAAAACAACACAGGCTGCAACCTCGAACTCCCTGCTTTGGTCCCGTAAGTAGAACCAGGAAACCAGGCTGAGGTTTAAATCCAAACAATACTGGGCTAGTTTAGAGGTTTAAAATGTGAATCGATGATCTGTGTATCTTCTCTCTGCAGTGTTTTACACCAGGAAGCCACGTGGTGTTTCTCCACATGAAGCCACCGCTGAGATTGTAAGAACCCTGAACAACAGAAGGAAAGAAGTACTGATTGCTCCCTCTCTTCCCAAGATGGCCATTTATGCCCGATCCTTCTTCCCCAACATGTTCTTCGCTGTGATGGCTGCAGGAGTGAAAAACTCTGCTGCTTCTGACAGCATGTAAAGATCCTGCATCCTTCTATGATATCATGACAGTTGTTGCACAACATTTTATGATTGAAAATGACATGCAACCATTTAGGCTAAAGTAAAACTCTATGAAACAACTTGTTATAACCTGTTAAGGTTTGTCAACTATTAGGAGCCCCAAAGATGCAAAATGACAATCTGTCATCATAATTGCTCTTTTCTTCTGttgtttgtttgattatttgtttcatttagggtgtttttcttgcttttgaTTTAATCTTTAGTTTGTTAGTGACATTAAGACATTATCCAAAAGTTTAGTTTATCAATACTGCCGTGTACTGTTCATTGTgtctcaaataaaaaaagtaaaactcttCACATTAAATTGGAATTTCTTTCAAAAGGACACAATTGAGCATCATTCTGGTTAAAAAAGTTGAACTGTTTCccattattgtttattttttatttttattttcagtatttttcctTGACTGGACACAAACATAATTCACATAAACTGCAAATATTTGAACTAAACTTACATTTCAGCGAAAGAGAAATAAAGGTAATGACAATGATCCCTGACAAGACAGAgcataaataaatccaaatgtatttaaaaaaaatacattattaaatgtaataaagagctttatatttttattttctactttATTTCATAGTTAAAACCTATACAcgaatattaatttgttttaaacataaatgcatattttgacatattaaaatgtttttatttgactttgtttaaagtttctttagtttaaaatcaaaaagaaaatattaaacattgaaatgttgttttaattcaaacaTATTAACATGTAAAagattgtttctttcttttgaatttaattttatgtcataaatataaaaatattacactGTTTCTTATTAATGAcatttaatttatcttatttgtatttttaaggtaaatataaatacatattggattgtttcttttcatttaatgtgaaaatttatACAGCCATATTAgagcattttttgtttgttttcatttcaagGTTAAACATgttaataaacattttcttttatactttatttttaaatcaaatatattAACATATCCATATTAGTTACCCAGAGAGTGAACCAATGttgttttggcaacagtttacgttccaccatcacctgttgccgacactgcatgtgatgccatcagcaaAGTTgctgctaagctacagacacaatctgtttgtggcaatatctggtgattttaaccatgcttcactcttcGCTACTCGTTCAACGtatcaacagtttgtcagctgctctacccgagaaaacaaaatgtagaatttgttttatgttttcattcatCTTTACAGCAAGACTCTTCctggcaaatcagatcacaatcttgtttttctctgctcgaaatataagccccttgttcagaggcaacctgtaataaagagaactgtgagaagatggttacaggaagctgaagaagacctgagaggttgctttgaggctacagactgggacacatGGAGAGGACACCAATGGCATGACATACACAGCAAGGAGaagtacaagaagaagctggagagcaagctccaccGAAACAATATCAGAGGTGTGTGGTCAAGGATGAAGAAGAtaacaggcttcaagcagaaggacgaTCGGACCGATAgatgtctggacagaaccaatgaactaaacagTTTCTTCAACAGGTTCAGTTAGAAATAAgttcagcatcctcctctcctgcccacaaccaatcagacatcccaccctcctttgacccacagcttccctgtcacacctcaaatgatttatcttccacctcagccatggacccttctgcttctacatgtttgccttctgGACCggaacaaggctgcaggtccagatggtgtcagccctGGTGGCCTGTGCAGatcagctctgtgggattctgcaacacctcttcaatcttagcctggcccaaaAGAAGGCTCCAGTGTAATGGAAGACCTCCTGttttgttccggtaccaaagaaacctcacccatcagtcctcagtgactacagacctgttgccctgacatcccacatcatgaaggtcctggagagactcctgttggcgcACCTGAGTAGGgaggactgtactctcaccattcttcttcactctgtacacctcagacctccaggaccagacagactcctgtcatctgcagaaatactctgatggttctgcagtcgtggggtggatcagagatggacaagaagatgagtacagggagctggtggaccactttgtggcatgttgtgcaaacaatcatctcatcttgaatgtaaataaaacaaaggagatgattgtagattttaagagaaacaggaataagtcaaaaactatttctaccatgggagaagaagtggaggtggtggaggagtataaataccttggtgttcacctggacaacagactagagtggagatgcaactgtgaagccatctaaagctcaacaagctgataaagaaggctggctccgttctggggactcctctggaacctctggagatcattgtggaaagacggattcttcctaaaatgaagaacattatggagaaccccgagcatcctcttcatgagactgtcctacaacaacagagtgtcttcagtcagaggcttcttcagatctgctgtaagacggagcactacaggagatctttcctgcccacagccatcagcatctacaacggctctttgaggaaaccttcataatatgagctacaacaacatttaatttccctttgggattaatacagtatttttgaattgaattaaaacgaatatatatattatatattttttatttttaaagtcatACATATTAACATATACTTGATGGTTTCTTTaaagtttctgtttaatttaaattaatattttggagGTCAAATGTAGTACATTACTATGATTTGTTTGTTAATTGCGCCCTCTGGCGGATGGGTTGCAGACGACTGCTCACCTCGACCACATTGCGCATGTGTGGTATTTGTAAATGGCCTTAAAAATAGCTTATAGACTGTTTACCTTTAGCCACCGGGTCATTTCATGCAATGTCTTCTCCAGCGAATCAGGCTACAGCGAACGGTTTACGGTTAAACATGACCGACAGAACCGACGCTTCACCGTCTCTCCAGGCAGCGGCGCAGGTAAATTCTCAGCCGGGGCGGAGGCTCTGCAGCCTCGGTAGATTTAGCAGGATAGTCCAGGCTCCACTCCTGGCCTCTGGAAACAGATACAATacaacccaatgaaaacaatcccattttaatttcagttgTTAAATTTGATCTAAGTGGTAGTAGATCCGTATTTGGGACCTAATTTAGAAAGGAGCAtcaaaaacttatt is a window of Girardinichthys multiradiatus isolate DD_20200921_A chromosome Y, DD_fGirMul_XY1, whole genome shotgun sequence DNA encoding:
- the LOC124864609 gene encoding dehydrogenase/reductase SDR family member 7C-B-like, with the translated sequence MDPTWTTTILVVPCVVVLTAGFFYLYGAIIGLLSKTSVRNKVVVITDALSGLGKECAGVFHNGGARLILCGKSWEKLEELEDELANASDPTLTFPPKIVLLDFGDMNSMTEAIAEILDCYGCLDYLIFNSSMKVKAPAQSLSLEMDKLLMDNNYFGPITLAKGVIPSMISRRSGHLLLVNSIQGKIAVPFRTAYAASKHAIQAFFDCLRAEVEEFGISVSTINHTFISCSASKTTQAATSNSLLWSLFYTRKPRGVSPHEATAEIVRTLNNRRKEVLIAPSLPKMAIYARSFFPNMFFAVMAAGVKNSAASDSM